The following proteins are co-located in the Stigmatella aurantiaca genome:
- a CDS encoding cyclic nucleotide-binding and patatin-like phospholipase domain-containing protein — protein MASPRHAALNAWLLAHRYLIEEVFPLRRFPQGASIRCGGPGVPGPRALIVLSGEVAVTQVLPGSVDPYKSLYAGDVWVHPAGPGLAAEEGLFPVHLVAETACQLRVLAPGQLAAFPELEALLGGYGELQQKKHLFFERLRRTAPFRCIRARQLVELLDRAEVRTYSRGERLCHGREGAGDGVYLVLRGELAELRRVAEPLESLTERILERPLTPGHLFGRPGMTPPDGSELAWVEVRSKHAAVAFLAHPPVECQRTRQAPGARGLLPELVLFRSDFSAAVHEWGAEPLRLLVDRVAEGIRTEYGDAILIVDVMPGPEVRMPRCPSPVDAQGRWVTHHRVQAPHGKAAAEGLSALARDAREWDYFFVRVAPSLWEGLPGPGGGGHGSAPVREERLVWKLVQLHTGSGEVRLPPGFEPASTLFTVLLGPHPRRVSRADPVGTVRLRLEPRRHLHWERFEGLSSQERDSVLRWGRAITGRLVGVALGGGGSWGLAGLVVLQGMVERKIPIDLVSGTSFGALVASFYCGRGTEGLALLRQQVPRLSWVVRASFISSEAIAWYVDRMMGGIHLEELEVHCFPVATDISNAQVHIARWGSLGSGVRASGALAGVVSPAFAEGGRRLVDGGFIANVPAAILKTWGASLIVAVNGVAKPPARRGAKPLFPTRVGWFLHGLNPIERAIDVMRSMILVFHASGQQSAQMADVIFNSPFVNYSPWDYGHSQEILEQARIAARPVLETIQKKWDELRLTRRQREAVPAPPVQETPDADPNSAAG, from the coding sequence ATGGCTTCTCCACGCCACGCGGCCCTGAATGCATGGTTGCTCGCCCACCGGTATCTCATAGAGGAGGTGTTCCCGCTGCGGCGCTTCCCACAGGGCGCGTCCATCCGGTGCGGAGGGCCGGGCGTTCCGGGGCCTCGCGCCCTCATTGTCCTGTCTGGGGAGGTGGCCGTGACCCAGGTGCTGCCCGGCAGTGTGGACCCTTACAAATCCCTCTATGCGGGGGATGTCTGGGTTCACCCCGCGGGCCCGGGCCTCGCCGCGGAGGAAGGGCTGTTTCCTGTTCACCTCGTGGCGGAGACGGCGTGCCAGCTCCGGGTGCTGGCGCCGGGGCAGCTCGCGGCGTTTCCCGAGCTGGAGGCGCTGCTCGGCGGTTACGGGGAGCTTCAGCAGAAGAAACACCTGTTCTTCGAGAGGCTCCGCAGGACGGCGCCGTTCCGGTGCATCCGCGCCCGGCAGCTCGTGGAGCTGCTCGATCGGGCGGAAGTCCGGACCTACTCGCGCGGGGAGCGCCTCTGCCACGGACGGGAGGGGGCAGGGGACGGGGTCTACCTGGTCCTCCGGGGGGAGCTGGCCGAGCTGCGCCGCGTGGCGGAACCCCTGGAAAGTCTCACGGAGCGAATCCTCGAGCGCCCCCTCACTCCAGGCCACCTCTTCGGCCGCCCGGGGATGACGCCGCCGGACGGAAGCGAGCTGGCGTGGGTCGAAGTCCGCTCGAAGCACGCGGCCGTGGCCTTCCTCGCGCATCCTCCCGTCGAGTGCCAGCGGACCCGTCAGGCCCCAGGGGCCCGCGGCCTGCTGCCCGAGCTCGTCCTCTTCCGAAGTGACTTCAGCGCCGCGGTCCACGAGTGGGGCGCGGAACCGCTCCGGCTCCTGGTGGATAGGGTGGCGGAGGGAATTCGCACGGAGTATGGGGATGCCATTCTCATCGTGGATGTCATGCCGGGGCCCGAGGTCCGGATGCCGCGGTGTCCGTCCCCCGTGGATGCTCAGGGCCGGTGGGTCACCCACCACCGGGTTCAAGCACCCCATGGGAAGGCCGCCGCCGAAGGACTGAGTGCCCTGGCGCGCGATGCGAGGGAGTGGGACTACTTTTTTGTCCGGGTCGCGCCCTCACTGTGGGAGGGGCTCCCCGGGCCAGGCGGCGGGGGGCATGGGAGCGCACCGGTTCGAGAGGAGAGGCTCGTCTGGAAGTTGGTCCAGCTCCACACGGGCTCCGGCGAGGTGCGCTTGCCGCCGGGCTTCGAGCCGGCCTCCACCCTGTTCACGGTGTTGCTGGGCCCCCATCCCCGGCGCGTCTCGCGGGCGGATCCGGTGGGTACCGTGAGGCTCCGGCTGGAGCCGCGCCGCCACCTGCACTGGGAGCGGTTCGAGGGGCTGTCCTCCCAGGAGCGTGACAGCGTGCTGCGCTGGGGGCGGGCCATCACCGGGCGGCTCGTCGGGGTGGCGCTGGGCGGGGGCGGCTCCTGGGGGCTCGCGGGCTTGGTGGTTCTCCAGGGCATGGTGGAGCGGAAGATCCCCATCGATCTCGTCAGCGGGACGAGCTTTGGCGCCCTGGTGGCGTCCTTCTATTGCGGCCGGGGAACCGAGGGGCTGGCGCTGCTGCGGCAGCAAGTCCCGCGGCTGTCCTGGGTGGTGCGCGCCAGCTTCATCAGCTCCGAGGCGATTGCCTGGTACGTCGATCGCATGATGGGTGGCATCCACCTGGAGGAGCTGGAGGTGCACTGCTTCCCCGTGGCCACCGACATCTCGAATGCCCAGGTGCACATCGCGCGCTGGGGGAGCCTGGGCTCGGGCGTGCGTGCCAGCGGGGCCCTGGCGGGCGTGGTCTCGCCGGCCTTCGCGGAAGGCGGCCGCCGCCTGGTGGATGGCGGCTTCATCGCCAATGTCCCCGCGGCCATCCTGAAGACGTGGGGGGCCAGCTTGATCGTCGCCGTCAACGGGGTGGCGAAGCCGCCGGCGCGCCGGGGCGCGAAGCCCCTGTTCCCCACCCGGGTGGGGTGGTTCCTGCATGGCCTCAACCCCATCGAGCGCGCCATCGATGTCATGCGCTCGATGATCCTCGTGTTCCATGCCTCGGGACAGCAGTCCGCCCAGATGGCCGATGTCATCTTCAACAGCCCCTTCGTGAATTACTCACCCTGGGACTACGGGCACTCCCAGGAGATTCTGGAGCAGGCGCGGATTGCGGCGCGGCCCGTGCTCGAGACGATCCAGAAGAAATGGGACGAGCTGCGTTTGACCCGAAGACAGCGGGAAGCGGTTCCCGCGCCCCCCGTTCAGGAGACACCGGATGCCGACCCCAACAGCGCCGCGGGTTGA
- a CDS encoding carboxymuconolactone decarboxylase family protein, with product MIEPSRQTLVSAFPPIQGYANSFLSYFFSESNPATGETVSSLTPLERERILITLQALRMNGNGRFLGIHLYWGLMTGLSVQEIADQLFLIGVYGGLSCYTSALATFQTLLRNLKQCVARGDTQAPSILAATAQWFAVS from the coding sequence TTGATTGAACCGTCCCGGCAGACGCTCGTCAGCGCGTTCCCGCCCATCCAGGGCTATGCGAACTCATTTCTCTCCTATTTCTTCTCCGAGTCGAATCCGGCCACCGGGGAGACGGTCTCCAGCCTGACGCCGCTGGAGCGCGAGCGGATCCTCATCACCTTGCAGGCCCTGCGCATGAACGGCAACGGCAGGTTCCTGGGCATCCACCTCTACTGGGGGTTGATGACGGGGCTGTCGGTGCAGGAGATCGCTGATCAACTTTTTCTCATTGGCGTGTACGGCGGGCTGTCCTGCTACACGTCCGCGCTCGCCACCTTCCAGACGCTGCTCCGGAACCTGAAGCAATGCGTGGCCCGGGGGGACACCCAGGCGCCGTCGATCCTGGCGGCGACGGCCCAATGGTTTGCCGTGTCGTGA
- a CDS encoding 3-oxoacyl-ACP synthase III family protein — MIPVRILGTASAVPGRTVTTEELATALGRNPQTVEARTGIRTRHWSAPGTRMAEVGAEVLRRALGAAGLEARALRRLIFVNSTGGDALIPATANQVAAALGLSGSCDAFDLNNACMGFLSAFDLAARSIATGLGPVAIVTVEMLSRAVAPEAPRSYLVLGDAAAAAVLGQAREGEGLLGSVLSNNGALPPDTVLAHPLRTGQPERVQFHAAREELRRIALDALASATHAVLAEARVALGDIEWVLPHQPNGSMFQSVLEMLGVDPARTVPVVEEIGSVGAAAIPVSLDRLLRTRPVRPGDRILMTGVGAGVAQGALLYRVGP; from the coding sequence ATGATTCCTGTACGCATCCTGGGCACGGCGAGCGCCGTGCCGGGCCGGACGGTGACGACGGAGGAGCTGGCCACGGCGTTGGGCCGGAATCCCCAGACCGTGGAGGCCCGGACGGGCATTCGCACGCGCCACTGGAGCGCGCCAGGAACCCGCATGGCGGAGGTGGGCGCGGAGGTGCTGCGCCGCGCGCTCGGCGCCGCGGGGCTGGAGGCCCGGGCGCTGCGCCGGCTCATCTTCGTCAACTCCACCGGCGGGGATGCCCTCATCCCCGCGACCGCCAACCAGGTTGCCGCCGCGCTGGGGCTCTCCGGCTCGTGCGATGCGTTCGATCTCAACAACGCCTGCATGGGCTTTCTGTCGGCCTTTGATCTCGCGGCCCGCTCGATTGCCACGGGGTTGGGGCCGGTGGCCATCGTCACCGTGGAGATGCTCTCCCGGGCGGTGGCCCCCGAGGCGCCGCGCTCGTACCTGGTGCTGGGCGACGCGGCCGCCGCGGCGGTGCTGGGGCAGGCGCGCGAGGGCGAGGGGCTGCTCGGCTCGGTGCTGTCCAACAATGGCGCGTTGCCCCCGGACACGGTCCTGGCGCATCCCCTGCGGACGGGCCAACCGGAGCGGGTGCAGTTCCACGCCGCGAGGGAGGAGCTCCGGCGCATCGCCCTGGACGCGCTGGCCAGCGCCACGCACGCGGTGTTGGCAGAGGCCCGGGTCGCGCTGGGCGACATCGAATGGGTGCTGCCCCACCAGCCCAACGGCTCCATGTTCCAGTCCGTCCTGGAGATGCTGGGGGTGGATCCCGCCCGGACCGTACCGGTCGTGGAGGAGATTGGCAGCGTGGGCGCGGCGGCGATCCCCGTCAGCCTGGACCGGCTGCTGCGGACGCGGCCCGTGCGCCCCGGGGACCGGATCCTCATGACGGGCGTGGGGGCCGGGGTGGCCCAGGGCGCGCTCCTCTACCGGGTGGGTCCTTGA
- a CDS encoding lysophospholipid acyltransferase family protein: MRHAGGVPLASWLAVFRALRAWHRYEAVGLETLLAPGAKLIVGYHGRPLAFDQCMLTVELYERLGYLPHGIIHGAFAHNRVLRWWIHGLGFVTGDDGSLAEAVARGEHILVQPGGTREGCRSFRHRYQTDWGERTGYLRMAIKYRLPIVPVAGNGVDDAYVGLNDGHALGKRLGAPAQLPVWLGLGATGLWPFSLPFPVKMTQYVGTPFTRHLEGPVDPGDRAALRQLHHEVRGTVQALLDRARAVHGKAS; this comes from the coding sequence TTGAGACACGCCGGGGGGGTTCCCCTGGCGTCCTGGCTGGCGGTGTTCCGGGCCCTTCGGGCCTGGCACCGGTACGAGGCCGTGGGGCTGGAGACCCTGCTGGCGCCGGGCGCGAAGTTGATCGTCGGCTACCACGGCCGGCCGCTCGCGTTCGACCAGTGCATGCTCACCGTCGAGCTCTACGAGCGGCTCGGCTACCTGCCCCACGGCATCATCCACGGGGCGTTTGCGCACAACCGGGTGCTGCGGTGGTGGATCCACGGCCTGGGCTTCGTCACCGGGGATGACGGCTCCCTCGCGGAGGCGGTGGCGCGTGGCGAGCACATCCTGGTCCAGCCCGGGGGAACCCGGGAGGGCTGCCGGAGCTTCCGCCACCGGTACCAGACCGACTGGGGGGAGCGGACGGGCTACCTGCGCATGGCCATCAAGTACCGCCTGCCCATCGTGCCCGTGGCGGGCAATGGGGTGGACGATGCGTATGTCGGCCTCAACGACGGCCATGCGCTCGGCAAGCGCCTGGGGGCCCCCGCGCAGTTGCCGGTCTGGCTGGGGTTGGGCGCGACGGGGCTGTGGCCCTTCTCGCTCCCGTTTCCCGTGAAGATGACGCAGTACGTGGGCACGCCCTTCACCCGGCACCTGGAGGGTCCGGTGGATCCGGGGGACCGGGCGGCCCTGCGACAGCTCCACCACGAGGTTCGCGGCACCGTGCAGGCGCTTCTGGACCGTGCGCGCGCGGTTCACGGGAAGGCGTCATGA